Proteins encoded by one window of Modestobacter marinus:
- a CDS encoding restriction endonuclease subunit S: MTELPVGWRAMSLSEVAAGGFIRDGDWVESKDQDPAGDVRLTQLADVGVGVFRDRSNRWMRTDQVAAVRGTLLAFGDIMIARMPDPIGRACIYPDLPYDAVTAVDVTVLRIGRDEFDPQFVMWAINAPSFHGKVVEHQSGTTRKRIARKKLETLTVGIPPLKEQRRIVELLDDHLFSLDAASDGLELAARRADRLWLSAVTRLLFSSTERCMAPLIDLLDLSVGGVWGSAPGEDECDVRVLRVTEMSRNGSLDPSTAVLRSISKRQLDRRELRAGDLLLEKSGGGPNTPVGRVGLVGELDGSAICSNFMQLMRPNVDRVLPEYLHVYLQSLHLRGGTQTMQTASTNIRNIKASEYVRLSVPIPSMDEQARIVRELEELKASRQRLSSGLLAATRRGVGLRRALLDAAFSGRLTGRSSDLNRAEELAEANA, from the coding sequence GTGACCGAGTTGCCCGTTGGCTGGCGAGCGATGTCGCTATCTGAAGTAGCGGCCGGCGGATTCATCCGCGACGGAGACTGGGTTGAATCCAAAGATCAAGATCCCGCGGGCGACGTGCGGCTGACGCAGCTTGCCGATGTGGGCGTCGGGGTTTTCCGTGATCGGTCAAATCGATGGATGCGCACGGACCAGGTGGCCGCCGTTCGGGGAACCCTTCTCGCTTTCGGCGACATCATGATCGCCCGGATGCCGGATCCCATTGGCCGGGCGTGCATATACCCAGATCTGCCGTATGACGCGGTCACCGCGGTCGACGTGACTGTGCTCAGGATCGGTCGCGACGAATTTGACCCACAGTTCGTCATGTGGGCAATCAACGCCCCAAGCTTTCATGGGAAGGTGGTGGAGCATCAGTCTGGAACGACGCGCAAGCGCATCGCCCGCAAGAAGCTCGAAACCTTGACGGTTGGCATTCCACCATTGAAGGAGCAGCGGCGCATCGTAGAGCTGCTGGACGACCACCTCTTTAGCCTTGACGCGGCTAGCGACGGTTTGGAGCTGGCTGCTCGGCGAGCCGATCGGTTGTGGTTGAGCGCTGTGACGCGGCTGCTCTTCTCGAGTACTGAGCGCTGCATGGCCCCCCTTATAGACCTTCTTGACTTGTCTGTAGGCGGTGTCTGGGGGTCTGCGCCCGGGGAGGACGAGTGTGACGTGCGTGTCCTTCGGGTGACCGAGATGAGTCGGAACGGGAGTCTTGATCCATCGACCGCCGTTCTGCGTTCCATCTCAAAGCGGCAGCTGGATAGGCGTGAGCTTCGGGCAGGTGACCTCTTGCTTGAGAAGTCGGGCGGAGGGCCAAACACGCCGGTGGGTCGAGTTGGTCTCGTGGGCGAGTTGGACGGCTCGGCCATTTGTTCCAACTTTATGCAGCTCATGCGACCGAACGTCGATCGAGTGCTTCCTGAGTACCTGCATGTTTACTTGCAGTCGTTGCACTTGCGTGGGGGAACCCAGACGATGCAGACGGCTTCGACAAACATTCGAAACATAAAGGCATCGGAGTACGTCCGGCTTAGCGTGCCGATCCCTTCGATGGATGAGCAGGCCCGTATCGTCCGCGAACTGGAGGAACTGAAGGCGAGTCGGCAGCGGCTTTCCTCAGGATTGCTCGCGGCGACGCGGCGAGGTGTCGGCCTCAGACGCGCACTGCTCGACGCGGCTTTCTCGGGTCGGTTGACCGGGCGGTCGAGCGACCTGAACCGGGCCGAGGAGCTGGCCGAGGCGAACGCATGA
- a CDS encoding PIN domain-containing protein encodes MKLGDVPAGPVLVDTDVASWLLTDPERARPWKALLRGRLLVLSFVNVGELLAFAHVKRWGEPRREQWATSIRSNFVVLPYSGSLAETWAPLHVKYRGHLQQGGANDLWVAASALAVDPVLPVATGNLSDFGKIAADHPLQLVHPDLPA; translated from the coding sequence ATGAAGCTGGGCGACGTTCCTGCCGGACCCGTTCTGGTGGACACTGACGTGGCGAGCTGGTTGCTGACCGACCCGGAGAGAGCCCGACCCTGGAAGGCGCTGCTGCGAGGCCGCCTGCTGGTGCTGTCGTTCGTCAACGTCGGCGAACTCCTGGCCTTCGCGCACGTCAAGCGGTGGGGTGAGCCGCGCCGCGAGCAGTGGGCCACAAGCATCCGGTCGAACTTCGTTGTCTTGCCCTACTCGGGGTCTCTGGCGGAGACGTGGGCGCCGCTGCACGTCAAGTACCGCGGTCACCTGCAGCAGGGTGGCGCCAACGACCTGTGGGTGGCTGCTTCAGCGCTCGCCGTGGATCCAGTCCTTCCTGTGGCTACGGGCAACCTGTCCGACTTCGGCAAGATCGCCGCCGACCATCCGCTGCAACTCGTCCACCCCGATCTCCCAGCGTGA
- a CDS encoding DUF2510 domain-containing protein — protein MSLTTGGIVNYRSKDERVAKYTKQTRNAARAQVAQNAMMLENQRKQIDAADHSNVREEVRDMRATAPAPAAAPPAGFYNDPKDPLVLRWFDGTQWTSMTKPLD, from the coding sequence ATGTCGCTGACCACCGGCGGCATCGTCAATTACCGCAGCAAGGACGAGAGGGTTGCCAAGTACACAAAGCAGACGCGCAACGCCGCCCGCGCACAGGTGGCCCAGAACGCCATGATGCTCGAGAACCAGCGTAAGCAGATCGACGCTGCTGACCACTCGAACGTCCGTGAGGAGGTCCGCGACATGCGGGCGACCGCGCCAGCGCCCGCTGCCGCACCCCCAGCCGGCTTCTACAACGACCCGAAGGATCCCCTGGTGCTCCGTTGGTTCGATGGCACCCAATGGACGTCGATGACGAAGCCGCTCGACTGA
- a CDS encoding winged helix-turn-helix domain-containing protein: MRPLLEAVRDGEHIGGRDLIAAMSDRFELTDEEWTALLPSSRQGWMDIRVGWSMRHFS, from the coding sequence ATGCGGCCGCTACTCGAAGCCGTCCGGGACGGGGAGCACATCGGGGGGCGCGACCTTATCGCTGCGATGAGCGATCGCTTTGAGTTGACTGACGAAGAGTGGACTGCATTGCTGCCCAGCAGTCGGCAGGGCTGGATGGACATTCGTGTCGGCTGGTCAATGAGGCACTTTTCCTAG
- a CDS encoding HsdM family class I SAM-dependent methyltransferase, with the protein MTEARRLVDKLWSYCNVLRDDGVSTIEYTEQLTYLLFLKMAHERENRPLKPERIVPANCSWQRLLDADGDELEDVYRRILQDLARQPGVLGVVFRKAQNRIQDPAKLKRLVVDLIDKENWSASGTDIKGDAYESLLARGAEDIKSGAGQYFTPRPLIQAMVDCLQPTARDRVIDPAAGTGGFLLVAHEHAAQHAEDLTPEEREHLRDDFAHGVELVDGTARLAAMNLLLHGIGRSVGESLIEVKDALLADPGARYSVVLSNPPFGRKSSLTMVGADGREAREDREIERQDFVVTTSNKQLNFLQHIATIMAMNGRAAVVLPDNVLFEGGAGETIRRKLLRDYDLHTLLRLPTGIFYAQGVKANVLFFDKRPAADHPWTERLWVYDLRTNQHFTLKQNPLRRQHLDDFVDSYRAGHRGERVESERFRSFSYEELVARDKANLDITWLKDASLDDLDNLPAPEVIAREIVDDLTAALAEFEAVALALENASEAVNVRE; encoded by the coding sequence GTGACCGAAGCACGGCGGTTGGTCGACAAGCTGTGGAGCTACTGCAACGTCCTGCGAGACGACGGTGTCTCGACCATCGAGTACACCGAGCAGCTCACCTACCTGCTCTTCCTCAAAATGGCGCACGAGCGGGAGAACCGACCCCTCAAGCCGGAGAGGATCGTGCCGGCGAACTGCTCCTGGCAGCGGCTGCTGGATGCCGACGGTGACGAGCTCGAAGACGTCTACCGGCGCATACTGCAGGACCTCGCTCGCCAGCCTGGCGTGCTCGGCGTCGTCTTCCGCAAGGCGCAGAACCGGATCCAGGACCCCGCGAAGCTCAAGCGCCTCGTCGTCGACCTGATCGACAAGGAGAACTGGTCGGCGTCGGGCACCGACATCAAGGGCGACGCCTACGAGTCGCTGCTGGCCAGGGGCGCGGAAGACATCAAGTCCGGTGCCGGCCAGTACTTCACCCCGCGACCGCTGATCCAGGCGATGGTCGACTGCCTCCAGCCCACCGCCCGCGACCGGGTCATCGACCCGGCCGCCGGCACCGGGGGCTTCCTCCTCGTGGCTCACGAGCACGCTGCCCAGCACGCCGAAGACTTGACGCCAGAGGAACGGGAACACCTCCGCGACGACTTCGCGCACGGTGTCGAGTTGGTCGACGGCACCGCCCGGCTGGCCGCCATGAACCTGCTGCTGCACGGCATCGGGCGCTCGGTGGGGGAGAGCCTCATCGAGGTCAAAGACGCCCTGCTCGCCGACCCCGGAGCGCGCTACTCCGTCGTCCTGTCCAACCCGCCGTTCGGGCGCAAGTCCTCGCTCACCATGGTCGGCGCGGACGGCCGGGAGGCCCGCGAAGACCGAGAGATCGAGCGGCAGGACTTCGTCGTCACCACATCGAACAAGCAGCTCAACTTCCTGCAGCACATCGCCACCATCATGGCCATGAACGGGCGCGCCGCCGTCGTCCTGCCCGACAACGTGCTCTTCGAGGGCGGCGCCGGCGAGACGATCCGGCGCAAGCTGCTGCGCGACTACGACCTCCACACCCTGCTTCGGCTACCGACCGGCATCTTCTACGCCCAAGGCGTCAAGGCGAACGTGCTGTTCTTCGACAAGCGGCCGGCCGCCGACCACCCCTGGACCGAGCGGCTGTGGGTCTACGACCTGCGAACCAACCAGCACTTCACCCTCAAGCAGAACCCGCTCCGCCGGCAACACCTCGACGACTTCGTCGACAGCTATCGCGCGGGGCACCGAGGCGAGCGGGTGGAGAGCGAGCGGTTCCGGTCGTTCAGCTACGAGGAGCTGGTCGCCCGGGACAAGGCAAACCTGGACATCACCTGGCTCAAGGACGCCTCGCTCGACGACCTGGACAACCTGCCGGCTCCGGAGGTCATCGCCCGGGAGATCGTGGACGACCTCACTGCCGCACTGGCCGAGTTCGAGGCCGTCGCACTCGCCCTGGAGAACGCATCAGAAGCGGTGAACGTCCGGGAGTAG
- a CDS encoding DUF3427 domain-containing protein produces MGDVRAGIYEQLVTKELAGQLSGVDESLVQLAALDPADAHGALTRHVAGVVSRALRIAGGADQPGVTRQVELANSILGAIATLSPSAVTDDHAAEPGRLMLAVAPQPLRPGPAAFPKRPEIPLSTSALLVNGRGQPRIGYEVERELASADSVDLLCAFITWHGVRVLEQALQDLHERGVRLRVITTTYLGATEPRAVERLIAAGADVRVSYETRTTRLHAKAWLFHRQSGFSTGYVGSSNLSRAALVDGLEWNVRLSSVEQAHLLQTFAETFNSYWHDPAFEPYDAERFITAIAIERGGRTDSPTEITSLDVRPFGYQQEILDELDAERLVHNRWQNLVVMATGTGKTVVSALDYRRLRAQGHAETVLFVAHRKEILTQSRSTFRQVLRRGDFGELLVDGAKPEHWQHVFASVQSLAQLDLDEVRPDLFDLVVVDEFHHAEAATYRRLLDHLRPKVLVGLTATPERADGRDVIARFGGRAAAELRLWEALEQGLLAPFQYFGKHDDVPLDTVRWRRGSGYDTAELTNLYTGSDARVRLILQAVVDTIAEPTRMRALGFCVSIDHAVFMAARFAAAGIPSRAVTSRDSADARAAALTALRDGEVNVLFTVDLFNEGFDLPEIDTVLFLRPTESATVFLQQLGRGLRLAEGKPCLTVLDFIGSQHRSFRFDLRFRALTGTSRRGLEREIDLGFPTLPAGCSIQLDRVAQQVVLDNVRQSLRLPWPQLASELASAPDADLPTFLAETGLDVEDLYRGSNRSWLDLQRAAGVATAEPGPNDAQLRGAFARMLHMDDIERLNRLDELLTRGTTGSGDRDQRLAAMLHFTLWGSRSAFSTVEESLARLLADRARADELAQLVGVLRERIHRVAPALDAGPLPLHVHARYSREEALAAFGMIDLAGTFGSGVRWVPDERADLFFVTLAKTEGHFSPTTMYADSAITPTLFQWESQNTTTDASPVGQRYVHHRERGSSVHLFVREIKTADGSLGVPPYLYAGPMTYQSHTGNRPMRVLWRLDHALPGEVFHAAKVA; encoded by the coding sequence ATGGGGGACGTGCGCGCCGGAATCTATGAGCAGTTGGTGACGAAAGAGTTGGCCGGTCAGCTCTCAGGAGTTGATGAATCACTCGTCCAACTGGCAGCGCTGGACCCAGCTGACGCTCACGGAGCGCTCACCCGGCACGTCGCCGGCGTCGTCAGCCGTGCACTGCGAATTGCCGGCGGCGCCGACCAACCCGGCGTCACGCGGCAAGTTGAACTGGCCAACAGCATCCTCGGCGCCATCGCCACGCTGTCCCCCAGCGCAGTCACTGACGACCATGCCGCCGAGCCAGGCCGATTGATGCTCGCGGTGGCACCCCAGCCGTTGAGGCCGGGGCCGGCAGCCTTCCCGAAGCGCCCCGAGATTCCCTTGTCCACGAGCGCACTGCTCGTCAACGGCCGCGGCCAGCCACGCATCGGCTACGAGGTCGAGCGGGAGCTGGCGTCGGCGGACAGCGTCGACCTGCTCTGCGCGTTCATCACCTGGCACGGCGTCCGCGTGTTGGAGCAGGCTCTGCAGGACCTTCATGAGCGCGGCGTGCGACTGCGGGTCATCACCACCACCTACCTGGGCGCCACCGAACCGCGCGCCGTCGAACGCCTCATCGCCGCCGGTGCCGACGTACGGGTCTCGTACGAGACCCGAACGACGCGGCTGCACGCCAAGGCCTGGCTGTTCCACCGCCAATCCGGCTTCTCCACCGGCTACGTCGGGTCATCCAACCTGTCCCGGGCGGCACTCGTCGACGGGTTGGAGTGGAACGTCCGACTGTCGTCGGTCGAGCAGGCCCACCTGCTGCAGACCTTCGCCGAGACGTTCAACTCCTACTGGCACGACCCGGCTTTTGAGCCCTACGACGCCGAGCGCTTCATCACCGCCATTGCGATCGAGCGGGGTGGGCGCACCGACTCCCCTACGGAGATCACCTCCCTCGACGTCCGACCGTTCGGCTACCAGCAGGAGATTCTCGACGAGCTGGACGCTGAGCGGCTGGTGCACAACCGCTGGCAGAACCTGGTGGTGATGGCGACCGGCACCGGCAAGACGGTGGTGTCCGCGCTGGACTACCGGCGACTGCGCGCTCAGGGGCACGCCGAGACGGTGCTCTTCGTCGCCCACCGCAAGGAAATTCTGACCCAGAGCCGGTCGACGTTCCGCCAGGTGCTACGCCGCGGCGACTTCGGTGAACTGCTCGTTGACGGTGCCAAGCCCGAGCACTGGCAGCACGTCTTCGCCTCCGTCCAGTCGCTGGCCCAGCTGGACCTCGACGAGGTGCGACCGGACCTGTTCGACCTGGTCGTGGTCGACGAGTTCCACCACGCCGAGGCAGCGACCTACCGCCGGCTGCTGGACCACCTGCGACCGAAGGTGCTGGTCGGGCTTACTGCGACGCCGGAGCGGGCGGACGGCCGGGACGTGATCGCCCGCTTCGGCGGCCGGGCGGCGGCGGAGCTGCGGCTATGGGAGGCGCTGGAGCAGGGGCTACTCGCGCCGTTCCAGTACTTCGGCAAGCACGACGACGTCCCGCTAGACACGGTGCGGTGGCGGCGGGGATCGGGCTACGACACCGCTGAGCTGACCAACCTCTACACCGGCAGCGATGCGCGGGTGCGGCTGATCCTGCAAGCCGTGGTCGACACCATCGCCGAGCCGACCCGCATGCGGGCGCTGGGGTTCTGCGTGAGCATCGACCACGCCGTCTTCATGGCTGCGCGGTTCGCCGCCGCTGGAATCCCGAGCCGCGCGGTCACCTCCCGGGACAGCGCCGACGCCCGGGCTGCGGCGCTCACCGCGCTACGGGACGGCGAGGTGAACGTGCTCTTCACCGTCGACCTGTTCAACGAGGGCTTCGACCTGCCGGAGATCGACACGGTGCTCTTCCTCCGCCCGACGGAGAGCGCCACCGTGTTCCTGCAGCAGCTGGGCCGCGGCCTGCGGCTGGCCGAGGGCAAGCCGTGTCTCACGGTGCTGGACTTCATAGGCAGCCAGCACCGGAGCTTTCGCTTCGACCTGCGCTTCCGGGCGCTGACCGGCACCTCGCGCCGTGGTCTGGAGCGGGAGATCGACCTCGGCTTTCCAACACTGCCAGCCGGCTGCTCGATCCAGCTGGACCGGGTCGCGCAGCAGGTGGTGCTGGACAACGTCCGCCAGTCGCTGCGGCTGCCCTGGCCGCAGCTGGCCAGTGAGCTGGCCAGCGCTCCGGACGCCGACCTGCCCACCTTCCTGGCCGAGACTGGTCTGGACGTCGAAGACCTCTACCGCGGGAGCAACCGGAGCTGGCTCGACCTGCAGCGCGCAGCCGGCGTGGCCACTGCCGAACCCGGGCCGAACGACGCCCAGCTACGCGGGGCGTTCGCTCGGATGCTGCACATGGATGACATCGAGCGCCTCAACCGGTTGGACGAGCTGTTGACGCGCGGGACCACCGGCAGCGGCGATCGAGACCAACGACTGGCCGCGATGCTGCACTTCACGCTCTGGGGATCCCGGTCAGCGTTCTCGACGGTTGAGGAGTCGCTGGCCCGACTGCTCGCCGACCGGGCTCGCGCTGACGAACTGGCGCAGTTGGTCGGTGTGCTGCGGGAGCGGATTCACCGGGTGGCTCCCGCGCTGGACGCCGGACCGCTCCCGCTGCACGTGCACGCGCGGTACAGCCGAGAGGAGGCGTTGGCGGCGTTCGGGATGATTGATCTGGCCGGCACCTTCGGGTCAGGCGTGCGCTGGGTGCCGGACGAGCGGGCTGACCTGTTCTTCGTGACGTTGGCCAAGACCGAGGGGCACTTCTCCCCCACCACGATGTACGCCGATTCGGCCATCACCCCGACGCTGTTCCAGTGGGAGTCGCAGAACACGACGACCGACGCGTCACCGGTTGGGCAGCGGTACGTGCACCACCGTGAGCGCGGCAGCTCGGTGCACTTGTTCGTGCGAGAGATCAAGACGGCCGACGGCTCCCTCGGAGTCCCGCCGTACCTCTACGCCGGACCGATGACCTACCAATCGCACACCGGCAACCGACCGATGCGCGTCCTCTGGCGACTCGACCACGCGCTACCCGGCGAGGTCTTCCACGCAGCCAAGGTGGCGTGA